A stretch of the Pedobacter sp. MC2016-14 genome encodes the following:
- the nth gene encoding endonuclease III, which yields MTKKERYQLFVAHFSAKQPDAETELHYHNPFQLLIAVILSAQCTDKRINMITPALFQRFPTPASLAEVTPDLVFDYIRSVSYPNNKAKHLVGMANMLLNDFNSEVPSDIDELQKLPGVGRKTANVIASVVYNAPAMAVDTHVFRVANRLGLTNGKTPLAVEKDLVKNLPQEVIHVAHHWLILHGRYVCVARSPKCNICEITHICRYFNKIVLPAKLISESKNQHMIKL from the coding sequence ATGACCAAAAAAGAAAGGTATCAGCTTTTCGTTGCTCATTTTTCTGCAAAACAACCGGATGCAGAAACAGAGCTTCATTATCATAATCCATTTCAACTGCTGATTGCTGTGATCTTGTCTGCACAATGCACAGACAAAAGAATCAATATGATTACCCCGGCCTTATTTCAACGTTTTCCAACACCGGCAAGTTTGGCAGAAGTTACGCCTGATCTGGTTTTTGATTACATCAGAAGTGTAAGTTATCCGAACAATAAAGCCAAACACCTGGTAGGTATGGCTAATATGCTGCTAAATGATTTTAACAGTGAAGTGCCCTCTGATATTGATGAACTGCAAAAATTACCTGGGGTGGGCCGTAAAACGGCAAACGTAATTGCATCTGTGGTATATAACGCTCCTGCTATGGCGGTAGATACGCATGTATTCAGGGTAGCCAACAGACTGGGCCTAACCAATGGAAAAACACCGCTTGCGGTAGAAAAAGACCTTGTTAAAAATTTACCGCAGGAAGTTATACATGTAGCCCACCACTGGTTGATCTTGCATGGCCGCTACGTTTGCGTTGCACGTTCTCCTAAATGCAACATTTGCGAGATTACGCACATTTGCAGATACTTTAATAAAATTGTGCTTCCGGCTAAATTAATTAGCGAAAGCAAAAATCAGCATATGATTAAGCTATAA
- a CDS encoding RNA polymerase sigma factor, with translation MKLQLDSDQDLVTLYINGDESVLEELIRRHKSKIYTSIYLLVKDQYLAEDIFQDTFIKVINTLRSGKYNEEGKFLPWVLRISHNLVIDHFRKEKRSPVMVSADDDNDVLSMVPIHEESAEDRILRNQTYTDLQAMIHLLPEDQKEVLIMRHYADLSFKEIADLTAVSINTALGRMRYALSNLRKMMKIKEVS, from the coding sequence ATGAAATTACAGTTAGACAGTGATCAGGATTTAGTGACGTTATATATTAACGGTGATGAATCTGTTTTGGAAGAACTTATTAGAAGGCACAAATCTAAAATATACACTTCCATTTATTTACTGGTAAAAGACCAGTATCTGGCAGAGGATATTTTTCAGGACACCTTCATAAAAGTCATTAACACCCTGCGTTCGGGCAAATACAATGAAGAGGGTAAATTTTTACCATGGGTATTACGGATCTCCCACAATTTAGTTATCGATCATTTCAGAAAAGAAAAGCGCAGTCCGGTTATGGTGAGTGCAGACGACGATAACGATGTATTGAGTATGGTACCCATCCATGAAGAAAGTGCTGAAGACAGGATACTGAGAAACCAAACTTATACAGACCTGCAAGCGATGATTCATCTACTTCCTGAAGACCAGAAAGAAGTTTTGATTATGCGTCACTATGCAGATTTAAGCTTTAAAGAAATTGCGGATTTAACAGCTGTGAGCATCAATACTGCACTGGGAAGAATGCGCTATGCATTGAGCAACTTACGTAAAATGATGAAAATAAAAGAGGTGAGTTGA
- the uvrA gene encoding excinuclease ABC subunit UvrA, with the protein MSKEIEKDPHKNIIIKGARVHNLKNIDVAIPKNQLVVITGMSGSGKSSLAFDTLYAEGQRRYVESLSAYARQFMGRMNKPDVDYIKGIAPAIAIEQKVITSNPRSTVGTSTEIYDYLKLLFSRIGKTYSPESGEVVKKDTVTSVVEFITALGEDETIIISCPLHPHNTRSIKEELAVLLQKGFLRVYLNDEIQKIETILEDEAFNDVELGDQSTVKILIDRIVVNQEEETLSRIADSVQTAFFEGRGDCFVAHDGTTTSFSDRFELDGIKFEEPTPNFFSFNNPYGACKRCEGYGNVIGIDEDLVIPDKSKSVYDSAIAPWRGEKMREWLNKLIKSADKFDFPIHRSYSELTEKQQRLLWTGNKYFAGLDDFFKELEEQTYKIQYRVMLSRYRGKTVCPDCKGSRLRKDASYVKIAGKSIIDVVLMPLAKIGEFFEHLNLSETDQKISKRLLSEIENRILYLNNVGLGYLTLNRLSNTLSGGESQRINLATSLGSSLVGSIYVLDEPSIGLHPRDTNKLIEVLQSLRNVGNTVIVVEHEEEMMRAADHIIDIGPEAGTHGGNLVFSGTYDEIIKDKKSLTGMYLSGKENIVVPAQRRKWADHILVKGARENNLKNIDVKFPLGIFTVVSGVSGSGKTSLVKKILYPALQKAIGNYAGEQTGAYDGIYGNYDLVSQVEMVDQNPIGRSSRSNPVTYVKAWDDVRALFAALPASKAAGLKPAAFSFNVEGGRCDVCQGEGEVKIEMQFMADIFLPCEACAGRRFKQHVLDVTYQDKNVADILELTIEDAVTFFATEPKILAKLQPLVDVGLGYVHLGQSSNTLSGGEAQRIKLASFLIKGNNANKTMFIFDEPTTGLHFHDIKKLLIALNTLVEQGNTILVIEHNMDMIKSADWVIDIGPEGGDKGGNVVFEGKPEDLLKAKDSYTGKYLKAHLK; encoded by the coding sequence ATGAGTAAGGAAATCGAAAAAGATCCACATAAAAATATCATCATAAAAGGCGCCAGGGTACACAATCTTAAAAACATTGATGTGGCCATTCCAAAGAACCAGCTTGTTGTCATTACAGGCATGTCGGGTTCGGGGAAATCTTCCCTGGCTTTTGATACTTTATATGCTGAAGGCCAGAGAAGATATGTAGAAAGTCTTTCTGCCTATGCCCGGCAATTTATGGGCAGGATGAATAAGCCTGATGTAGATTACATTAAAGGTATTGCCCCTGCCATTGCCATTGAGCAAAAAGTAATTACTTCAAATCCACGCTCTACCGTAGGTACTTCAACAGAAATCTATGATTACCTTAAACTGCTGTTTTCCAGAATCGGAAAAACGTATTCTCCCGAATCGGGCGAAGTAGTTAAGAAGGATACCGTAACCAGTGTTGTAGAGTTTATCACCGCTTTAGGTGAGGATGAAACCATTATTATTTCCTGTCCTTTACATCCGCACAATACACGTTCTATTAAGGAGGAACTGGCGGTGTTGCTGCAAAAGGGATTTTTAAGGGTTTACCTGAATGATGAAATTCAGAAGATTGAGACCATTCTGGAAGATGAGGCTTTTAACGATGTGGAACTTGGTGATCAGTCTACCGTAAAGATATTAATTGACAGGATTGTTGTAAACCAGGAAGAGGAAACATTAAGCCGGATTGCAGATTCTGTGCAAACGGCATTTTTTGAAGGCCGGGGGGATTGCTTTGTCGCCCATGATGGTACAACAACTTCCTTCAGCGATCGATTTGAACTTGACGGGATCAAATTTGAAGAGCCTACACCAAACTTTTTTAGCTTTAACAATCCGTATGGGGCTTGTAAAAGATGTGAAGGTTATGGTAATGTAATTGGCATTGACGAAGACCTGGTTATTCCTGATAAAAGCAAAAGTGTTTACGATAGTGCCATAGCACCATGGCGTGGTGAAAAAATGCGCGAATGGTTAAATAAACTGATCAAGAGCGCAGATAAATTTGACTTTCCGATTCATCGTTCTTATAGCGAACTGACTGAAAAGCAACAGCGTTTGTTGTGGACAGGAAATAAATACTTTGCGGGACTGGATGATTTCTTTAAAGAACTGGAAGAGCAAACCTATAAAATTCAATATCGGGTAATGCTTTCGCGTTACCGCGGAAAAACCGTTTGTCCCGATTGTAAGGGTTCGCGCCTGCGTAAAGATGCCTCTTATGTAAAAATTGCCGGTAAATCTATCATTGATGTGGTGTTGATGCCTTTGGCAAAAATTGGCGAGTTTTTTGAACACCTGAACCTGTCAGAGACTGATCAAAAGATTTCTAAACGCCTGCTGTCCGAAATTGAGAACCGGATTTTATATCTTAATAACGTTGGTTTAGGGTATTTAACTTTAAACCGTTTATCCAATACCCTTTCTGGCGGAGAGTCACAGCGCATCAATCTTGCTACTTCCCTGGGAAGTTCCCTTGTTGGTTCCATTTATGTGCTGGATGAGCCGAGTATCGGACTGCATCCGCGTGATACCAATAAACTCATTGAAGTATTGCAGTCCTTACGCAATGTGGGTAATACCGTAATTGTGGTAGAGCACGAAGAGGAGATGATGCGTGCGGCAGATCATATCATTGATATTGGGCCAGAAGCAGGTACTCATGGTGGTAACCTCGTGTTTAGTGGCACTTATGATGAAATTATTAAGGATAAAAAAAGCCTTACCGGAATGTATCTTTCTGGGAAGGAAAATATAGTAGTTCCTGCCCAACGCAGAAAATGGGCTGATCATATTCTGGTAAAAGGGGCCCGGGAAAACAACCTTAAAAACATTGATGTAAAATTTCCATTGGGAATTTTTACCGTAGTGAGTGGTGTTTCTGGTTCTGGAAAGACCAGTCTTGTTAAAAAAATATTGTACCCTGCCTTGCAAAAGGCCATCGGTAACTACGCTGGTGAGCAAACGGGGGCTTATGATGGGATTTATGGGAATTATGATTTGGTGAGCCAGGTAGAGATGGTAGATCAGAATCCGATTGGCAGATCATCCCGTTCAAACCCGGTAACCTATGTTAAAGCATGGGACGATGTGAGGGCCTTGTTTGCCGCTTTGCCTGCTTCTAAAGCGGCCGGCTTAAAGCCAGCAGCCTTTTCATTTAACGTAGAAGGCGGGCGCTGTGACGTTTGCCAGGGTGAAGGAGAGGTGAAGATAGAAATGCAGTTCATGGCTGATATCTTTTTGCCTTGTGAAGCCTGTGCGGGGCGCAGGTTTAAACAGCATGTGCTTGATGTGACTTACCAGGATAAAAATGTGGCTGATATCCTGGAACTTACCATAGAAGATGCTGTAACATTTTTTGCCACTGAACCTAAAATTTTAGCCAAGCTGCAACCTTTGGTAGATGTTGGATTGGGCTATGTTCATCTGGGCCAATCTTCCAATACCTTATCTGGAGGTGAAGCGCAGCGTATTAAACTGGCTTCCTTTTTAATTAAGGGCAATAATGCCAATAAAACGATGTTCATTTTTGATGAACCTACTACCGGACTCCATTTTCATGACATCAAAAAACTTTTGATTGCATTGAATACCCTGGTTGAACAAGGCAATACCATTCTGGTGATTGAGCACAATATGGACATGATTAAATCTGCCGATTGGGTAATTGATATTGGCCCGGAAGGTGGTGATAAGGGGGGCAATGTAGTCTTTGAAGGTAAGCCAGAAGATTTGCTGAAAGCAAAAGACTCTTATACCGGAAAGTATTTAAAAGCACATTTGAAATAA
- a CDS encoding LysE family transporter, producing the protein MLFLTFFLGIVCNAIGYIPPGNINLTVAQITINKGLKQAYSFIIAFGLVEMVFTFAVMRFVQWLSSTVKLGQTIDIAMIFVFLILGVVTWRSRKEMPNTDTTDNKDSIRYGLLLGILNPMQIPYWLFLGTYLISHEWINIGYLSLGVFSIGSGIGAAIALYGFARFAGYIQEKFTLSSYIINKSIAILFFTLSAYHIGKVIYVHFIRQ; encoded by the coding sequence ATGCTATTTCTAACCTTTTTCCTGGGGATTGTATGTAATGCCATTGGTTACATCCCCCCAGGTAATATCAACTTAACTGTAGCTCAGATTACCATTAACAAGGGCTTAAAACAGGCTTATTCTTTTATAATTGCCTTTGGCCTGGTAGAAATGGTATTTACTTTTGCCGTGATGCGCTTTGTACAATGGTTATCCAGTACGGTTAAGCTGGGGCAGACCATTGATATTGCAATGATTTTTGTTTTTCTGATACTGGGCGTGGTAACCTGGCGTTCCAGAAAAGAAATGCCCAATACAGACACTACAGACAATAAAGACAGCATCCGCTATGGCCTGTTGCTTGGCATTCTAAACCCTATGCAAATTCCATATTGGCTTTTTCTGGGTACTTACCTCATTTCTCATGAATGGATCAATATTGGTTACCTGTCATTAGGCGTGTTTAGCATTGGCTCCGGAATTGGTGCAGCCATAGCCTTATATGGTTTTGCGCGCTTTGCCGGTTACATTCAGGAAAAGTTTACGCTAAGCAGTTACATCATCAATAAAAGCATTGCAATTTTGTTTTTTACACTTTCGGCCTATCATATCGGAAAAGTAATTTACGTGCATTTTATCCGCCAGTAA
- a CDS encoding DUF2157 domain-containing protein — MKIDQEKSDFLDEMLEHWKDEQLLKPDQVARLKASYEAKSFDWRRLAQYSFWIAMACGVIALGALLVDNTILLYLEKLYDTPDGIISLLSFLAAAALYWRSFKRKKSSPEQVFSNDAIIFTAVMLTANGIAYLGKAIGNGGTHFSLLILFSVFIYGILAYLFKSRLIWVFVLISLGAWFGTETGYLSRGNLYFLGMNYPLRFALFGLLLTATSVLLRKSKFFQYFQMTSYICGMVYLFVSLWLISVFGNFGTLDQWYGIKQITLFYWAIISAAFCGISIFAGLKFRDEVAREFGITFLFLNLYTRYFEYFWDSWHKALFFCVLAASFWLIGRKAEKIWNLEFLKKD; from the coding sequence ATGAAAATAGATCAGGAGAAGAGCGACTTTTTAGATGAAATGCTTGAGCACTGGAAAGATGAACAGTTGCTTAAACCAGATCAGGTTGCCAGACTTAAAGCCAGCTATGAAGCCAAATCTTTTGACTGGCGGAGGCTGGCACAGTATTCTTTCTGGATTGCAATGGCCTGCGGGGTAATTGCCCTGGGTGCTTTGCTGGTAGACAATACCATTCTCCTTTACTTAGAAAAACTATACGATACCCCTGACGGTATCATTAGCCTGTTGTCATTTCTGGCTGCCGCAGCTTTGTACTGGAGGAGCTTTAAAAGGAAGAAGTCATCTCCAGAGCAAGTGTTTAGCAATGATGCCATCATTTTTACTGCCGTGATGTTAACAGCCAACGGTATTGCCTATTTGGGTAAGGCCATCGGTAACGGGGGCACGCATTTCTCCCTGCTCATTCTATTTTCTGTATTTATTTACGGAATTCTCGCCTACCTCTTCAAATCAAGGCTAATCTGGGTATTTGTACTCATTTCTCTCGGTGCCTGGTTTGGAACAGAGACGGGTTACCTTTCCAGGGGCAATTTATATTTCCTGGGGATGAACTACCCTCTACGTTTCGCGCTCTTCGGTTTGCTGCTTACTGCAACCTCGGTACTGCTCCGCAAGTCAAAATTCTTCCAATATTTCCAGATGACAAGCTACATCTGTGGCATGGTCTATCTTTTTGTATCCTTATGGCTCATCTCTGTTTTTGGTAATTTTGGCACCTTAGATCAGTGGTACGGCATTAAGCAAATCACATTATTCTACTGGGCAATCATCTCTGCGGCTTTTTGTGGCATCAGCATCTTTGCAGGTTTAAAGTTCAGAGATGAAGTAGCCAGGGAATTTGGCATCACTTTTTTATTTCTGAACCTCTACACCCGTTACTTCGAATATTTTTGGGACAGTTGGCACAAGGCTTTATTTTTCTGCGTACTGGCGGCATCCTTCTGGCTCATTGGCAGAAAAGCGGAAAAAATATGGAACCTGGAATTTTTAAAGAAAGATTAG
- a CDS encoding cation:proton antiporter, with the protein MIHLPVLIADLGLILAAAGVTTLLFKKIKQPLVLGYILAGLLVGPHIKFLPTVTDNESVHIWAEIGVIFLLFSLGLEFSFKKLVKVGGSASITAIVEVVSMLLIGFVAGKAMGWATMDSIFLGGILSVSSTTIIIRAFEELGVKHKKFAGLVFGVLIVEDLVAILLLVLLSTLAVSQQFAGLEMVFSILKLCFFLVLWFIGGIFLVPSFLKATKKLMNDETMLIVSIALCLLMVMLAVKVGFSPALGAFIMGSVLAETTQAEKIEHLTKSVKDLFAAIFFVSVGMLIEPGILIDYAVPILVITIATILGKFLSSGLGALVSGQPLKTAVQTGMSLAQIGEFSFIIATLGLTLKVTSDFLYPIAVAVSAITTFTTPYLIKASEPFYQFLARKLPQKWVEAINRYSSSTAGITTMSDWKTFLKSYTINTIIHSVILIAIIFLGTQYLQPFITKNIINGNKGSIISLIVLLAVMAPFLWALAIKRIERKAYSQLWLNKKYTRGPLIALEVFRTALAIFSVCFLIFQFYNTWISTVIALTLIILVMVIFSRKLQAFYDRLESRFFYNLNAREEQNKQPEILPWDTHLTELTVSPESKLVGKSLVELSVREKYGVNIALIERGTKMIPTPSRDERLYPNDKVLLIGTDDQLAAITELFEGSSDENQESYFPKKDMTLQKIVINSSSPVFAQTIRDSGIREQTQGLVVGIERQGKRILNPDSNLVFENDDIVWIVGNNKKIPDLLKKT; encoded by the coding sequence ATGATTCATTTACCGGTACTTATTGCAGACTTAGGATTGATACTTGCCGCAGCGGGTGTAACTACATTACTTTTCAAAAAGATCAAACAACCGCTGGTATTGGGCTATATTCTTGCCGGCTTACTGGTTGGGCCGCACATTAAATTCCTGCCTACCGTAACCGATAATGAAAGTGTACATATCTGGGCAGAAATTGGTGTTATCTTTTTATTGTTTAGCCTTGGTTTGGAATTTAGTTTCAAAAAACTGGTTAAAGTAGGTGGCTCGGCCTCCATTACCGCTATTGTTGAGGTAGTCTCTATGCTCCTGATCGGCTTTGTAGCGGGTAAAGCCATGGGTTGGGCTACAATGGACAGCATTTTTCTCGGCGGTATTTTATCCGTCTCTTCTACAACCATCATCATCCGCGCTTTTGAAGAGCTGGGTGTAAAGCATAAAAAGTTTGCAGGACTGGTTTTCGGGGTACTCATAGTAGAAGACCTGGTGGCCATTTTACTCCTGGTGCTGCTTTCTACCCTTGCCGTAAGTCAGCAATTTGCTGGTCTGGAAATGGTATTCTCCATCTTAAAATTATGTTTCTTCCTGGTGCTCTGGTTTATTGGCGGCATATTCCTTGTCCCCAGTTTTCTCAAAGCCACTAAAAAACTAATGAACGATGAAACGATGCTGATCGTTTCCATTGCCTTGTGTTTATTAATGGTGATGTTAGCCGTAAAAGTTGGTTTCTCTCCTGCCCTTGGTGCTTTTATTATGGGCTCTGTATTGGCAGAAACCACCCAGGCCGAAAAAATTGAACACCTCACCAAATCCGTTAAAGATTTGTTCGCAGCTATCTTCTTTGTTTCTGTAGGGATGTTGATTGAACCGGGAATCCTAATTGATTATGCGGTACCTATCCTGGTGATTACCATCGCTACAATTTTAGGTAAATTCTTAAGTTCAGGACTTGGTGCCCTTGTCTCCGGTCAGCCTTTAAAAACTGCGGTGCAAACCGGAATGAGCCTGGCACAAATCGGTGAATTCTCTTTCATCATCGCAACCCTTGGGCTCACCTTAAAAGTAACCAGTGATTTCCTTTATCCCATTGCAGTGGCTGTTTCGGCAATTACCACTTTTACCACACCCTATTTAATTAAAGCTTCAGAGCCCTTTTATCAGTTTTTAGCACGTAAACTACCGCAGAAATGGGTAGAAGCCATTAACAGATATAGCTCCAGTACAGCGGGAATTACCACCATGAGCGATTGGAAGACTTTCCTGAAATCGTACACCATTAATACCATTATCCACTCGGTGATCCTGATTGCCATCATATTCCTGGGTACGCAGTATTTGCAACCTTTTATTACTAAAAACATCATAAATGGCAATAAAGGCAGCATCATCAGTTTAATTGTCCTACTGGCCGTTATGGCACCTTTTTTATGGGCATTGGCCATCAAAAGAATAGAGCGTAAAGCCTATTCCCAATTGTGGCTAAACAAGAAATACACGCGGGGCCCGCTGATTGCATTGGAAGTATTCAGGACTGCACTAGCCATATTTTCGGTATGTTTCCTGATCTTTCAATTTTACAATACCTGGATCTCTACGGTCATCGCACTGACACTGATTATTTTAGTGATGGTTATTTTCTCCAGAAAGCTGCAGGCTTTTTACGACCGCCTGGAAAGTCGCTTTTTTTACAACCTTAATGCCCGGGAAGAACAGAACAAGCAGCCCGAGATTTTACCCTGGGATACACACTTAACAGAATTAACCGTTTCACCAGAATCAAAGCTAGTGGGCAAATCTCTTGTTGAGCTCTCCGTAAGAGAAAAATATGGTGTAAACATTGCCTTGATTGAAAGAGGGACAAAAATGATTCCTACCCCATCACGTGATGAGCGTTTGTATCCAAATGATAAAGTATTGCTGATTGGTACGGATGACCAGCTTGCCGCCATTACGGAACTGTTTGAAGGTTCTTCAGATGAAAATCAGGAGAGCTATTTCCCAAAAAAAGACATGACCCTGCAAAAGATCGTCATCAACAGCAGTTCTCCGGTTTTTGCGCAAACCATTCGTGATTCGGGCATCAGGGAGCAAACACAAGGATTGGTGGTAGGTATAGAGCGCCAGGGCAAGCGGATTTTAAATCCAGATTCTAACCTGGTCTTTGAAAACGACGACATTGTGTGGATTGTTGGCAACAACAAAAAGATCCCCGACTTGTTAAAGAAGACATGA